One Nostoc punctiforme PCC 73102 DNA window includes the following coding sequences:
- a CDS encoding DUF2103 domain-containing protein has protein sequence MGKPTADSLRAASLRDATRTQKAARLVWNHSTHLSGLIPILERLCQQDGIQTVTPGVIGRARGHCPKMQLRVSVPIRGGYKVIARQGKTVQEVFILTPLAQSELETALAIAMKS, from the coding sequence ATGGGCAAACCCACCGCAGATTCCCTCCGGGCGGCTTCTCTACGAGACGCTACGCGAACACAAAAAGCTGCCAGACTGGTTTGGAATCACTCGACACACCTTTCTGGTCTTATCCCAATTTTAGAACGTCTTTGTCAGCAGGATGGTATCCAAACGGTAACGCCAGGAGTGATTGGGCGGGCAAGAGGTCATTGTCCAAAAATGCAACTGCGTGTCTCGGTACCGATTCGCGGTGGCTATAAAGTAATCGCACGGCAGGGGAAGACGGTACAAGAAGTGTTTATTTTAACTCCTTTGGCGCAGTCAGAACTGGAAACGGCATTAGCGATCGCAATGAAATCTTGA
- a CDS encoding molybdenum cofactor biosynthesis protein MoaE, whose amino-acid sequence MTTTLTSRVKPRDEDSFTISFAPLSLEEIYTKSDDPANGALVLMSGMVRNQTDGKPVVALEYQAYEPMALQIFYQIAADIRLSTSDVNRVAIHHRIGRLQVGEISVLVAVGCPHRSEAFEACQYAIDTLKHNAPIWKKEHWEDGSSRWVSIGACEQLAENCS is encoded by the coding sequence ATGACAACTACACTTACCTCTCGTGTTAAACCAAGAGATGAAGATAGTTTTACCATTAGCTTTGCACCATTGTCTCTCGAAGAGATTTACACTAAGTCTGACGATCCAGCTAACGGTGCCTTAGTTTTGATGAGTGGAATGGTTCGCAATCAAACCGACGGGAAACCAGTGGTTGCCTTGGAGTATCAAGCTTATGAACCAATGGCATTGCAGATATTTTATCAAATTGCTGCTGATATTCGTTTATCTACATCTGATGTAAATCGAGTAGCAATTCATCATCGCATCGGACGTTTACAAGTTGGAGAAATTAGCGTTTTAGTAGCAGTGGGTTGCCCTCATCGGAGTGAGGCGTTTGAAGCTTGCCAGTATGCTATTGATACCCTCAAGCACAATGCACCTATATGGAAGAAAGAACATTGGGAAGATGGTTCTAGTCGCTGGGTAAGTATTGGTGCTTGCGAACAGTTAGCAGAAAATTGTTCTTAG
- a CDS encoding KTSC domain-containing protein, which yields MKLSKVDLSSLVAIAHSGGYLQLLLDRGDELEFLEIPAPVQAYEGLQELNEAIAETTALPFEEEPIVMLPVVSSMAIAVGYDRNEQILQVEFQSGSVYQYLGVDEDTWEDLHSSDSVGSFFNQEIKGRYDCDRLDNDDNTFLYIH from the coding sequence ATGAAGCTATCTAAAGTAGACTTGAGCAGTTTAGTCGCGATCGCTCACTCTGGTGGATATTTGCAGTTGTTGCTAGATCGAGGTGACGAACTAGAGTTTTTGGAAATTCCAGCGCCAGTACAAGCTTATGAAGGATTGCAAGAACTGAACGAGGCGATTGCCGAAACGACTGCACTACCTTTTGAAGAAGAACCAATTGTCATGCTACCAGTTGTCTCATCAATGGCGATCGCTGTAGGATACGATCGCAACGAACAAATTTTGCAAGTTGAGTTTCAAAGTGGATCTGTTTATCAGTACTTAGGCGTAGACGAGGATACCTGGGAAGATTTACATTCCTCTGACTCAGTTGGCAGCTTTTTCAATCAAGAGATTAAAGGTAGATATGACTGCGATCGCCTAGATAACGATGATAATACATTTCTTTACATACATTAA
- a CDS encoding 2-isopropylmalate synthase: MTSQPDRVIIFDTTLRDGEQSPGATLNVEEKLAIAHQLALLGVDVIEAGFAVASPGDFQAVKTIAEQVGIPGGPIICSLARAIRQDIHAAAEALKGAARPRIHTMISTSDIHLKYQLKKSRSEVLAIASEMVAYAKSFVDDVEFSPMDASRTEPEFLYEVLEAAIAAGATTINIPDTVGYCTPKEIGTLIQGIREHVPNIDGVILSIHTQNDLGLATANALAAIEYGVRQVECTINGIGERAGNAALEEIVMALQVRKPFFNPYFGRPVDADTPLTNIKTQEIYKTSSLVSQLTGMLIQPNKAIVGANAFAHESGIHQDGIIKHRQTYEIMEAAAIGLPENRIVLGKHSGRNAFRTRLKELGFELNEADLNKAFNRFKDVADKKKEISDWDLEAIVRDETQIQVESGFQIEHVQVICGDCTCPTATITIVTPDGKILTDASVGTGPVDAVYQAINRLVQIPNQLIEFSVQSVTGGIDALGTVTVRLKHQERIFSGQASDTDIVVAAAYAHINALNRLYRYLQTEKSEFHEINSAVVSG; this comes from the coding sequence ATCACATCTCAACCAGACCGAGTTATCATCTTCGACACCACGCTACGGGATGGCGAACAGTCACCGGGCGCAACCCTCAATGTAGAAGAAAAGCTGGCGATCGCTCATCAACTAGCTCTCCTTGGTGTCGATGTGATTGAAGCAGGTTTTGCCGTTGCTAGTCCGGGAGATTTTCAAGCTGTTAAAACCATTGCTGAACAAGTTGGAATACCTGGTGGACCAATCATTTGCAGTTTAGCTAGAGCCATTCGCCAGGATATTCACGCCGCCGCCGAAGCCTTGAAGGGAGCGGCTCGTCCCAGAATCCACACGATGATTTCTACCTCTGATATTCACCTGAAATATCAGTTGAAAAAGTCTCGCAGCGAAGTATTAGCGATCGCATCAGAAATGGTTGCTTATGCTAAGTCGTTTGTAGACGATGTAGAATTTTCACCAATGGATGCCAGCCGCACTGAACCAGAGTTCCTGTATGAAGTTTTGGAGGCGGCGATCGCAGCAGGTGCAACTACAATCAACATTCCTGATACCGTTGGTTACTGCACACCCAAGGAAATCGGAACTCTAATTCAAGGAATTCGAGAACATGTTCCTAATATCGATGGGGTGATTCTTTCGATTCACACTCAAAATGATTTGGGTTTGGCGACAGCTAACGCTTTGGCAGCAATTGAATATGGTGTGCGTCAGGTGGAATGTACGATTAATGGTATTGGAGAACGGGCTGGAAATGCAGCATTAGAAGAGATTGTGATGGCGTTGCAAGTTCGCAAACCATTTTTCAATCCTTACTTTGGTCGTCCGGTTGATGCTGATACACCTCTGACTAATATTAAGACTCAGGAGATTTATAAAACCTCATCCTTGGTTTCCCAATTAACTGGGATGCTGATTCAGCCCAATAAGGCGATCGTGGGAGCAAACGCTTTCGCCCATGAGTCTGGTATTCACCAAGATGGGATTATCAAGCATCGCCAGACTTATGAAATTATGGAAGCTGCTGCGATCGGTTTGCCAGAAAATCGTATTGTTTTGGGCAAGCACTCTGGACGAAATGCTTTTCGTACCAGGCTCAAGGAATTGGGGTTTGAATTGAACGAGGCGGACTTGAATAAAGCCTTCAATCGATTCAAAGATGTCGCCGATAAGAAAAAAGAAATCTCAGATTGGGATTTAGAAGCGATCGTTCGAGATGAAACGCAGATTCAAGTAGAAAGTGGCTTCCAAATCGAACACGTTCAGGTAATTTGTGGTGACTGCACTTGCCCAACTGCAACCATTACAATTGTTACCCCCGATGGTAAAATCCTCACAGATGCGAGTGTAGGCACTGGCCCAGTGGATGCGGTGTATCAAGCAATCAATCGATTGGTGCAGATTCCCAATCAACTAATTGAATTTTCCGTCCAATCTGTGACTGGAGGGATTGATGCACTAGGAACAGTTACAGTTCGCTTGAAACATCAAGAGCGGATATTCTCTGGACAAGCATCTGATACTGATATCGTGGTAGCAGCAGCTTACGCCCATATCAACGCCTTGAATCGTCTTTATCGTTACTTGCAAACTGAGAAATCCGAGTTTCATGAGATAAACTCTGCTGTTGTCTCTGGGTAG
- a CDS encoding GntR family transcriptional regulator yields MNLNDLAANVLQQQRSTPDLIADALREAILRGIFQEGQSLRQDEIATQFGVSRIPVREALKQLEAEGLVTLHLNRGAIVSVLTAQEAQEICEIRSALEVKAMQLAIPKFRETDIEKAAVILEATDQATDAGMLAKLNWEFHATLYATAERPRLLGMIKTLHVNCDRYVRVQLTQMDYQERSQKEHYQLLDACQKQDTKTAVRLLKRHIDTAGEQLIAYLQQIAQKR; encoded by the coding sequence ATGAACTTAAATGACTTAGCAGCCAATGTGCTGCAACAACAACGCAGTACCCCAGATTTAATTGCCGATGCTTTGCGGGAAGCGATTCTGCGGGGCATTTTTCAGGAAGGACAATCTCTAAGACAGGATGAAATCGCCACTCAGTTTGGAGTTAGTCGTATTCCCGTGCGTGAAGCGCTCAAGCAGCTAGAAGCAGAAGGATTGGTGACACTGCATCTAAATCGTGGTGCGATCGTATCGGTGTTGACAGCACAAGAGGCGCAAGAAATTTGTGAAATTCGCAGCGCTTTGGAAGTGAAAGCGATGCAATTAGCAATACCCAAGTTCAGGGAAACGGATATAGAAAAAGCTGCTGTGATTCTGGAAGCGACAGATCAAGCAACTGATGCAGGTATGTTAGCAAAACTTAACTGGGAATTTCATGCGACGCTGTACGCCACTGCTGAACGTCCCCGGTTGTTGGGGATGATTAAAACTTTACACGTTAATTGCGATCGCTATGTTCGCGTACAATTAACGCAGATGGATTACCAAGAGCGATCGCAAAAAGAACACTATCAACTCTTAGATGCTTGTCAAAAGCAGGATACAAAAACTGCTGTCAGGTTACTGAAACGACACATTGACACCGCAGGAGAACAGCTAATTGCATACTTGCAGCAAATTGCTCAGAAACGCTGA
- a CDS encoding (2Fe-2S) ferredoxin domain-containing protein: MKKLIQRIKRLLQRIFKRFASNFQQTLPLINSRPLETSIPSVPPRWESGLVLVCSQCGNERSNSFHPTSKSSTASEDLENWLKSRLKFDGLWGEFRVVSTSCLGVCPKSGITVVIVSNRSGGNSPCLIIDPRSDRELLYSYIKQNKK, translated from the coding sequence ATGAAAAAACTGATCCAACGGATTAAAAGATTGCTGCAACGTATCTTCAAGAGGTTTGCATCCAATTTTCAGCAGACATTGCCCTTAATAAATTCTCGCCCTTTAGAAACTTCTATTCCCAGTGTTCCTCCCCGATGGGAGTCTGGTTTGGTGCTTGTGTGTTCACAATGTGGAAACGAGCGCTCAAATAGTTTTCATCCAACTAGCAAAAGCTCAACAGCTTCCGAAGACCTAGAGAATTGGTTAAAATCTCGTTTAAAATTTGATGGATTATGGGGTGAATTTCGGGTAGTTAGTACCAGTTGTTTAGGAGTTTGTCCAAAATCTGGCATTACTGTCGTTATTGTAAGTAATCGAAGTGGCGGTAATAGTCCATGCTTAATTATAGATCCTCGGAGCGATCGCGAACTTCTTTACTCATACATCAAACAGAATAAAAAGTAA
- a CDS encoding nuclear transport factor 2 family protein, which yields MEKRREGGRIVPKAISFLFNQITLIVLAVILVLFIGGRFELASATQPNAELEIQKLTSCYALGTDAIGRGNLLEGKNIYRDCFTQDAVLTAIFPDGTTQTNYGTDAWADFVYSVFQGNGYTATQHLMGTINISIENNKAMMTSYLHATHKRSETSIDVANGTYEDQVVNINGRWKIRKRTLKLIDFLNLSSPTVNSSNANARSSNSSATFVRPKMSGFNK from the coding sequence GTGGAAAAAAGAAGAGAAGGTGGGCGAATAGTTCCAAAGGCCATCTCGTTTTTGTTCAATCAGATTACATTGATTGTCCTTGCAGTTATTCTTGTGCTGTTTATTGGAGGTAGGTTTGAATTAGCAAGTGCAACTCAACCTAACGCAGAATTAGAAATTCAAAAACTAACATCCTGTTACGCACTGGGAACTGATGCTATTGGTAGAGGAAATCTCCTTGAGGGAAAAAATATTTATCGGGATTGTTTTACTCAAGATGCAGTCCTGACTGCCATTTTTCCTGATGGGACAACTCAAACAAATTATGGGACAGATGCTTGGGCAGATTTTGTCTATTCAGTATTCCAAGGAAATGGTTATACAGCTACCCAACATTTGATGGGTACGATCAACATTTCAATTGAGAATAATAAAGCAATGATGACCTCTTATCTCCATGCGACTCACAAGCGTTCGGAAACTAGCATTGATGTTGCCAATGGCACCTATGAAGATCAAGTTGTCAACATAAATGGGCGCTGGAAAATTCGTAAACGTACTCTCAAACTCATCGATTTCTTGAATCTTAGTTCACCGACAGTTAATTCCTCAAATGCTAATGCCCGAAGCAGTAATTCCTCAGCTACATTTGTAAGACCAAAAATGTCTGGTTTCAATAAATAA
- a CDS encoding trifunctional serine/threonine-protein kinase/ATP-binding protein/sensor histidine kinase, with protein sequence MPNRTGYPINSTLHEGIQTIIYQTQMPKTQQRVILKLLKNEYPTLEAFTRLKNEYQIQQGLEHPNIVKAISLETFANRVGLLLEDFGGQSLAQILQTEKLDLINHLNIAIQLTKALDYLHKHQIIHKDIKPSNIIVNSQTGIVKLTDFGIATRLNKENPQFNNPNCVEGTLAYMSPEQTGRMNRILDYRTDFYSLGVTLYEMLTEKTPFFSQDPLELVYSHIAVQPINPQLLNPTIPNAISEIVLKLMAKNAEDRYQSTTGLLADLELCLNQFKSQGIITDFVPGRLDVLSQLLIPQKLYGRESQVNELLAAFERVTSGTSEMMLVSGYSGIGKSVLVNEVNKPITRRQGYFISGKFDQLKRNIPYASLIQAFAYLMRYLLTENNEKIESWREKILSALGTNGKVITDVIPEVELIIGIQPDVAQIGATESQNRFNRVFKEFIQVFTQKQHPLVIFLDDLQWADSATLNLIQLLVTDTDSKHLLFIGAYRDNEVNTAYPLIQIIEEIKNTGTVVNNIILQPLNLENVTQLVAETLQEADVNRDSEYSTFSNRTIQLAELVSNKTGGNPFFLTQLIQALHQEKLLKFDFIKAQWQWNLKDIQAIGITDKNVVELVASRVEKLPKSTQDVLKLAACVGDRFSLDVLSIVNEKSASLTANDLHSALQAGLILPLSEAYRIPLVFNQEEAVNLNFDTSRVGYKFLHDRVQQAAYSLIPEELKKSTHLKIGQLLLQNIPKEEIEANIFDIVNQLNVGIVNLIEQFDKTELARLNLIAGRKAKASTAYEAALKYFTNGIELLSIDAWQTEYTLTIGLYEGAAEAAYLGGNFEQMQQWAEVVQQEAKILLDKVKVYEVQIIASIIQSKQLEAIQIAVSILKLLGISFPDEPTSTDIQQGMDEIAVSLKGKAIADLINLPLMSDPNKIAAMRILMGVLPAAFQTAPAMMPIIVCKMVNLSLNYGNTAVSGYGYSLYGLLLCGVQGEINSGYEFGKLASSLVSQFNAEELKAKILTVVSAHVMHWKEHVRETLTSSMSGYASGLETGDLEYAGYCGYIYPYHSFWLGKELWVLEKELIAYCDSLKKIKQQVAFTWNSVYLQTVLNLKGSFENVDCLIGQAYDEQSMLPIHQQVNDLYTINHLFVNKLMLSYIFGEYFKAVENAAIAEKSLGGVTGLFVVPLFYFYDSLAHLAIHHTAKESERQAILEKVQANQQKMELWATHAPTNHLHRFYLVEAERYRILGQKLEAMDYYENSIAKSQENGFLQEEALGYELAGKFYQSLGKELIHQTYITKAYYAYIRWGAIAKVKYLESKYAFLVGQTTTVEITTSKIDTIHLTTTTTSNSSSLSDFLDFNTFIKFSQAITNEIVLENLLSKLIKILLENAAAQKAVLLLLKDNQLYIEASGNAIDNVAIVLHSIPVETYQDLPLSVINYVFRTQQYLVLNDAIITEPFNLDIYIQESKIKSIFCLPIIYQSQLTGIIYLENQLSSGAFVTERIEVLKVLVSQMAIAIQNARLYTREQDKSRELEQSIKDLQEAQLQLIQSEKMSSLGNLVAGVAHEINNPVGFITGSIAQAKDTVHDLIDYLQLYREKFPNPGAEIEEKAEEIDIDFLLKDLPKMIDGMTVGTQRIRNISTSLRTFSRADTTSKVLANIHEGIDSTLLILQHRLKADHNRPAIQVIKEYGNIPLVKCYLGQLNQVFMNIIANAIDALEEANIGRSFMEVQENYPNIITILTKIEENNNLIIKIQDNAKGMSEEVKACIFENLFTTKCVGKGTGLGLSISRQIIIENHGGSLICESVLGQGTGFIISIPVLG encoded by the coding sequence ATGCCAAATCGTACTGGATACCCAATCAACTCAACTCTCCACGAAGGAATCCAAACAATTATTTATCAAACACAAATGCCAAAAACGCAACAGCGAGTTATCCTCAAGTTGCTTAAAAATGAATATCCTACCCTTGAAGCCTTTACTCGCCTGAAAAATGAGTATCAAATTCAGCAAGGTTTAGAACATCCCAACATAGTTAAAGCCATTAGTCTAGAAACCTTTGCTAATCGTGTGGGACTGTTGTTAGAAGACTTTGGTGGTCAATCTTTAGCCCAAATTCTTCAGACAGAAAAACTTGACTTAATTAACCATTTAAATATTGCTATTCAACTGACTAAAGCTCTAGATTATTTACATAAACACCAGATTATTCATAAAGATATCAAGCCTAGCAACATAATTGTTAACTCCCAGACAGGTATTGTTAAACTCACTGACTTTGGTATAGCCACCCGCCTCAATAAGGAAAATCCCCAATTTAATAATCCTAACTGCGTTGAAGGCACACTTGCCTACATGTCTCCTGAACAAACGGGGAGAATGAATCGTATTCTTGATTATCGCACTGACTTTTATTCTCTTGGCGTGACTTTATATGAAATGCTCACCGAGAAAACACCATTTTTTAGTCAAGATCCCTTAGAACTAGTTTATAGCCATATTGCTGTTCAACCGATAAATCCACAGTTATTAAATCCAACAATTCCTAACGCCATCTCAGAAATTGTGCTGAAGTTGATGGCGAAAAATGCTGAAGACAGATATCAAAGTACTACAGGATTATTAGCAGACTTAGAGTTATGTCTTAACCAGTTTAAATCTCAGGGTATAATTACTGATTTTGTTCCAGGTCGTTTAGATGTCTTAAGCCAGCTATTAATTCCTCAAAAATTATATGGTCGTGAAAGCCAAGTTAATGAACTGCTAGCTGCATTTGAACGCGTTACATCTGGAACTAGTGAGATGATGCTAGTTTCTGGTTATTCAGGTATTGGTAAATCAGTTTTAGTTAACGAAGTTAATAAACCCATTACTCGCAGACAAGGTTACTTTATTTCTGGTAAATTTGACCAATTAAAACGAAATATACCTTATGCTTCTTTAATTCAAGCTTTTGCTTATTTAATGCGGTATTTACTGACAGAGAATAATGAAAAAATAGAAAGCTGGCGTGAAAAAATATTATCAGCTTTAGGAACAAATGGTAAAGTTATTACTGACGTAATTCCAGAAGTAGAATTAATTATTGGTATACAGCCAGACGTTGCCCAAATTGGTGCAACAGAATCACAAAACCGCTTCAATCGAGTTTTTAAAGAATTTATCCAAGTTTTTACCCAAAAACAACACCCCTTAGTCATATTTTTAGATGATTTGCAATGGGCAGATTCAGCCACATTGAATCTAATTCAACTACTTGTAACTGATACTGACAGCAAACATCTATTATTCATTGGTGCATATAGAGATAATGAAGTTAATACAGCATATCCTTTAATTCAAATAATAGAAGAAATTAAGAATACTGGCACAGTTGTTAATAATATTATATTGCAACCTTTAAATTTAGAGAATGTGACTCAGCTAGTTGCAGAAACTTTACAAGAAGCAGATGTTAATCGTGATTCCGAATACAGCACTTTTAGCAATAGAACTATCCAACTAGCTGAATTAGTTTCTAATAAAACAGGTGGAAATCCATTTTTTCTCACACAACTTATTCAGGCACTTCATCAAGAAAAACTTTTGAAGTTTGACTTTATTAAGGCTCAATGGCAATGGAATTTAAAGGATATTCAAGCAATTGGAATTACCGACAAAAACGTAGTTGAGCTAGTTGCCAGTCGAGTTGAGAAACTACCAAAATCTACCCAAGATGTTTTAAAATTAGCAGCTTGTGTGGGTGACAGATTTAGTCTTGATGTTTTATCGATAGTCAATGAAAAATCAGCTTCTTTGACAGCCAATGATTTACACTCAGCTTTGCAAGCGGGATTAATTCTACCTTTAAGTGAAGCTTACCGTATTCCTTTAGTTTTTAATCAAGAAGAAGCGGTTAATTTAAATTTCGACACTTCACGAGTTGGTTACAAGTTCTTACATGATAGAGTACAACAAGCAGCATATTCGCTGATCCCAGAAGAACTCAAGAAATCTACTCACTTAAAAATTGGACAATTGCTTCTACAAAATATTCCAAAAGAGGAAATAGAAGCTAATATTTTTGATATAGTTAATCAGTTGAATGTAGGTATTGTTAACCTAATAGAACAATTTGATAAAACTGAATTGGCACGATTAAACTTAATTGCAGGCCGAAAAGCTAAAGCTTCTACAGCTTATGAAGCTGCGCTTAAGTACTTTACAAATGGGATAGAACTTTTAAGTATAGACGCTTGGCAAACTGAATATACCTTAACCATAGGACTATATGAAGGAGCCGCAGAAGCAGCCTATCTGGGCGGTAATTTTGAGCAGATGCAGCAATGGGCTGAGGTGGTGCAGCAAGAAGCCAAAATTCTTCTAGATAAAGTGAAAGTCTATGAAGTACAGATTATCGCTTCTATCATTCAAAGCAAACAACTGGAAGCCATTCAGATAGCAGTATCAATTCTAAAATTGTTAGGAATAAGTTTTCCAGATGAACCGACATCAACTGATATTCAGCAGGGGATGGATGAAATTGCTGTTTCTTTGAAAGGTAAAGCCATAGCAGATTTAATTAACTTACCATTAATGTCTGATCCTAACAAGATTGCAGCTATGAGAATCTTAATGGGAGTTCTTCCTGCGGCTTTTCAAACGGCTCCTGCAATGATGCCAATTATTGTCTGTAAAATGGTCAATTTGTCCTTAAACTATGGCAATACGGCTGTATCCGGGTATGGTTATAGTCTTTATGGCTTACTTCTTTGTGGAGTTCAAGGAGAAATTAATTCTGGCTATGAATTTGGTAAATTAGCTTCTAGTTTGGTGTCACAATTTAATGCTGAAGAACTCAAAGCTAAGATTCTGACGGTTGTTAGCGCTCATGTTATGCACTGGAAAGAGCATGTTAGGGAGACATTAACATCATCAATGTCTGGATATGCTAGTGGTCTAGAAACTGGAGATTTAGAATATGCTGGCTATTGTGGTTACATTTATCCCTATCATTCATTTTGGCTAGGTAAGGAACTTTGGGTTCTAGAAAAAGAACTGATAGCTTACTGTGATTCGCTGAAGAAAATCAAGCAACAAGTAGCTTTCACTTGGAACTCAGTATATTTGCAAACAGTCCTGAACTTGAAAGGAAGTTTTGAAAATGTAGACTGTTTAATTGGCCAAGCTTACGACGAGCAAAGTATGCTGCCAATTCATCAGCAAGTAAATGATCTTTACACAATTAATCATTTATTTGTCAATAAACTAATGCTCTCTTACATATTTGGGGAGTATTTTAAAGCTGTAGAAAATGCTGCGATCGCAGAAAAATCTTTAGGTGGTGTCACAGGGCTGTTTGTTGTTCCACTGTTCTATTTTTACGATTCTTTAGCACACTTGGCTATACATCATACTGCTAAAGAGTCGGAGAGGCAAGCTATTCTAGAAAAAGTCCAAGCTAACCAGCAAAAAATGGAACTCTGGGCTACTCACGCTCCCACGAATCACTTACATAGATTTTATCTCGTGGAGGCAGAACGGTATCGGATTTTGGGTCAAAAGCTCGAAGCAATGGACTACTATGAAAATTCTATTGCCAAATCTCAAGAGAATGGTTTTCTCCAAGAAGAAGCTTTAGGCTATGAGTTAGCAGGAAAATTTTATCAATCTCTAGGTAAAGAGTTAATTCATCAAACCTATATCACTAAAGCTTATTATGCCTATATTCGTTGGGGTGCGATCGCTAAAGTTAAATACTTAGAATCGAAGTATGCTTTTCTAGTAGGACAAACTACTACTGTAGAAATTACTACTTCCAAAATAGATACAATTCATCTCACCACTACCACAACTAGTAATAGTAGTAGTTTAAGCGATTTTTTAGACTTTAATACATTCATCAAGTTTTCGCAAGCGATTACCAATGAAATTGTTTTAGAGAATTTGTTGAGCAAGCTAATCAAAATTTTACTAGAAAATGCTGCGGCTCAAAAAGCAGTACTACTCCTACTTAAAGATAATCAACTATATATCGAAGCTTCTGGAAATGCTATCGACAATGTAGCAATAGTTTTACACTCTATTCCTGTTGAGACCTATCAAGATTTACCACTCTCTGTGATTAATTACGTTTTTCGCACCCAGCAATATCTTGTATTGAATGATGCAATAATTACAGAACCATTTAACCTTGATATTTATATTCAGGAATCTAAAATAAAATCAATCTTTTGCTTGCCCATAATTTACCAATCACAGCTTACAGGAATTATTTATTTAGAAAATCAGTTGTCATCAGGAGCTTTTGTTACAGAGAGAATAGAGGTATTAAAAGTCTTGGTTTCTCAAATGGCTATTGCCATACAAAATGCCCGCTTGTACACAAGAGAACAAGACAAATCTAGAGAATTAGAACAGTCAATCAAAGATTTACAAGAGGCACAATTACAACTTATTCAAAGTGAAAAAATGTCTTCTTTGGGAAATTTAGTTGCAGGCGTAGCACATGAAATCAACAATCCAGTTGGTTTTATTACAGGTAGTATCGCCCAAGCAAAAGATACTGTTCATGATTTAATAGACTATCTGCAACTATACCGAGAAAAGTTCCCGAATCCTGGTGCTGAGATTGAAGAAAAAGCCGAAGAAATAGATATAGATTTCCTGCTAAAAGATTTACCCAAAATGATTGATGGTATGACGGTAGGAACACAGCGCATTCGCAATATTAGTACTTCTCTCCGTACTTTTTCACGCGCCGATACTACCTCTAAAGTATTAGCTAATATCCATGAAGGTATTGATAGTACTTTGTTGATTTTACAGCATCGTTTGAAAGCCGATCATAACCGTCCAGCGATTCAAGTCATTAAGGAGTATGGAAATATTCCATTAGTGAAATGCTATTTAGGACAATTAAATCAGGTATTTATGAATATTATTGCAAATGCAATTGATGCTTTAGAAGAAGCAAATATCGGCCGTAGTTTTATGGAAGTTCAAGAAAACTATCCAAATATTATTACTATCTTAACCAAGATAGAAGAGAATAATAATCTGATAATTAAGATTCAAGATAATGCTAAAGGAATGTCAGAAGAAGTTAAAGCTTGTATCTTTGAAAATCTATTTACAACCAAATGCGTAGGAAAAGGTACGGGATTAGGATTATCTATTAGTCGCCAAATTATAATAGAAAATCATGGTGGAAGTTTGATTTGTGAATCAGTTTTGGGACAAGGAACAGGATTTATAATTTCTATTCCCGTTCTGGGATAA
- a CDS encoding nucleotidyltransferase family protein produces the protein MNSNTRLQMILADTPIDTVLPAIAQLNLPNWWLAGGAVRNTVWSSIFGNDCGLGIKDFDIAFFDIEGNRSQELAAKATLTEQFPHDEFDVKNQASFARWRLGSRPYTSTEDAITEWLHTATAVGVRLNTQGQWQFFTPYGLDDLFDGIIRPTPAHTHNVDAHNKASGFLQKCPNLRLA, from the coding sequence ATGAATAGTAACACTCGTCTACAGATGATTTTAGCTGATACACCTATTGATACAGTATTACCTGCGATCGCTCAACTAAATCTACCTAACTGGTGGTTAGCCGGTGGTGCAGTCCGAAACACTGTTTGGTCTTCGATTTTTGGCAATGACTGTGGGTTAGGTATTAAAGATTTTGATATTGCATTCTTTGATATAGAAGGAAATCGTTCTCAAGAACTAGCAGCAAAGGCGACTCTCACAGAACAATTTCCTCATGACGAGTTTGATGTCAAAAATCAAGCCAGTTTTGCTCGTTGGCGGCTTGGTAGCAGACCTTACACTAGTACAGAAGATGCCATCACAGAGTGGCTGCACACTGCTACTGCTGTCGGAGTTCGACTAAATACACAAGGCCAATGGCAATTTTTCACTCCCTACGGATTAGATGACCTGTTTGATGGCATTATTCGACCTACGCCAGCACATACTCATAATGTAGATGCCCACAATAAGGCATCTGGATTCTTGCAGAAGTGTCCTAATCTACGTTTGGCGTAA